The genomic DNA ACGGCCACGGCTGACGTGAAGGAGCGGGATAATTTCGGGGTCTTCTTCGGAACGGACGTCTTCCTGGACCGTGCGGGAAAAACGGCCTTGAATTTCGAGGCCTCCCTGTTCGATGTCTACTCCTTTCAGGCCGGCATTCGAACCACGTTTTAAGGAAAATAACTCTATGACGCTCCGGTACCCCCTGGCCCTGCTCGGACTCGCAATCCCCCTCTGGATCGGGGGGTGCATGAATTATTACGCCATCCCGGAACCGTTCGACAAAGAGGTCAACCGCACCGTCACGTTCACCGAACTGAAGCGGGACCCCGAGGCCCATAAAGGGGAGCTCGTGGCCCTGGGAGGCGTTGTTCTCCGGGCCAAGAGTTTGAAGGACGGCACCCAGATCGAAGTTCTTCAACTCCCCCTGGATCGTTACGATCAGCCAAGTTTTCCCTCGGAGGCCTCGCAGGGGCGCTTCATGGTTGTGGATCCGGAGCACCACGATCCGGCCGTTTTGAAAAACCGGAGGATCACGGTGGTCGGCGAAGTCATCGGGAAAACAGTCGATATGATCGACGAATACGAGTACACCTACCCCTATCTGTCGGCGCGGTTCATCTCTATCTCCCAGGAAGGAAGTGCGTACTACGGCTATCCCCCGCCCTATTATTATCCCTACAATTATTACTATTGGGATCCCTACTACTACGGGTATCCCTATTGGTGGTACGGCCCCCCATTCGGAGTTGCCCCCCCGATCGGAGTACCCCCCCCGTCGGGCCTTCCCTCCCCGGGGCGACAATTCAATTCGCCGTCGGGAGGTCTAAGCCCTCCGCCCCCAACTCCGAGCGCCCCGCCGCAAACCCCGAGCGCCCCGCCGAAGAGAGGATTCAACAAAAAATCCGACTGATCCGCCCTTCGCCCTTCCCTCCGCCCTCCATTTGGCATTACCACGAAATTGCGGTATCATACCCGTGAGTCTCCCCTCGCGGATTTACCCAGAGAGCCAAGCGAGCGAGAGGGGGAGGCTCCGTCCGGCTCAGCCGGTGGAGGGGGCGACGCGAGCCCCTAGAATAGGAGTCGCGCCATGAGAAAGGCCAAGGTCCTTCGGATCCCGCCCCCGGAAAGCACCGCCAATGAACCCCAGGCCAATCCCTTTGGCCTGGTGATCTTCGGGGCCTCGGGTGATCTGACCCAACGAAAACTAATCCCGGCATTGTTTCGGCTGATACGGTCCGGCCTGCTGCCGAAGCACTGGTACGTCATCGGATCGGCCCGCTCCCGGATGGACGACGACCTCTTCCGCAAGCACGTCCGGGAGGCCATCCGCGCCGTGGAAGAGAGCGGACCTATCCGGGACGCGGAGGTGGAACACTTCCTCGGTCGATTCCACTACCTGCCCGGCGATTCTCAGGAGCCGGGATATTACTCGCGCCTCACCAAGCGGCTGAACGAACTGGACAAGGACCACCAGACCGGCGGGAACCGGCTCTACTATCTGGCGACTCCCCCGGACGCCTATGCGGGGATCATCCAACACCTGGGCGGGGCCGGTTTGAACCGCCCCGTCAAGACGGCCCGTTGGAACCGGATCGTCATCGAAAAACCTTTCGGGACGGATTTGTCCTCGGCCCAGGCCCTGAACCGGAAGGTGGCTCAGGTCTTCAAAGAAGACCAGGTCTACCGGATCGATCACTACCTGGGAAAAGAGACCGTTCAGAACATCCTTTTTTTCCGATTTGCCAACGCCATCTTCGAGCCGATCTGGGACCGGCGCTACATCGACCATGTCCAGATCACCGTCGCGGAGAGCCTCGGCATCGAGCACCGGGCCGGATACTACGAACGGGCCGGGGCCCTTCGGGACATGTTTCAAAATCATTTATTGCAGCTCCTCTGCCTCATCGCGATGGAGCCTCCCGCGAATTTTGATCCCGAAACGGTTCGCGATGAGCGGACGAAGGTTCTCAAGTCGATTCGTTCCATTCCGATGGACCAGCTCGACCGCTTCGCCGTGCGGGGTCAGTACGGCCCGGGCCGCGAGGGCGGTCGGGAGGTTGCCGGGTACCGGTCGGAGCCGGGCGTTGCACGGGACTCCGCCACCGAGACGTTCTCGGCCCTGAAGCTTTATATCGACAACTGGCGCTGGCAGGGCGTCCGGTTCTATCTCCGATCCGGCAAGCGGCTCGCCAAACGAAAGGCCGAGGTGGCCATTGAGTTCAAATGGGTGCCCCATCTGCTTTTCAACCCCCTGACCCCGCAAGACATCCAGCCGAACACCCTGGTCTTTCGCATCCAGCCGGAGGAAGGGATCCAGCTGACCTTCCAATCCAAACATCCGGGGCCCAAACTCTGTCTGGACAACGTCATGATGGAATTCGATTACCGGGGCAGCTTCAAAGGACCCTCGCCCGACGCCTACGAGCATCTTCTGCTCGACTGCCTCGTCGGGGACCAGATGCTTTTCGCCCGTCGGGACTGGGTGGAACTGTCCTGGGGATTCATCACGCCCATCCTGGACCATTGGGCCAAGACGCTCCGGGTTCCGATCTACGAATCCGGAAGCACGGGGCCTCACGAAGCCGAAACACTCATCGAGCAGGACAAGCGCCGCTGGAGACCGCTTTAGACCATGGGGGCGAAGAGGCCTCGATCATGATCCTGGCGGGCGACATCGGGGGAACGAATACCCACCTGGCCCTCTTCCGAAAGACGAACGGCAGGCTGACCCGTGTCCGTGGAAAAATTTTTCCGAGCCGGGAATATGACGGTCTGGAGGCGGTGATCCGAACGTTCCTCCAGACGAAAACGCTCGCCATTGACGGCGCCTGTTTCGGCGTAGCCGGACCGGTGGCGCGGGGCCGTGTTCAAACCACGAATCTGCCCTGGATCGTGGAAGCCGACCTCCTCCGACGAAATTTCCGGATTCCGGTCGTGCGGCTGCTGAACGACCTCGAGGCCATGGCGTACGGGACGCTGGGACTCCGGGCCCGTGAATTTCGTGTCCTGAATCCCGGAAAGGCCGATCGAAACGGCAACCGGGCCGTCATCGCGGCCGGAACCGGCCTTGGGGAGGCGGTGCTGTTCCGGAACGGAGGGGGATACCGCGCGTCGGCGTCGGAGGGCGGGCATACCGATTTCGGACCGCGAAACCCGACCGAGATCGCCTTGCTCGAATATTTATTGAAGCGGTTCAAACACGTAAGCTACGAGCGGCTCGTCTCCGGTCCCGGACTTCGGAACATTTTTCAATTCCTGGAAGACACGGGCCGGGCCAAAGTCCCGGGCTGGCTTACCGAGAAAATGGCCTCCGGCGACCCTTCGGCCGTGATTACCGAGACCGCGCGGACCGGTCGGTCGGAGATCTGCGTCAAGACGGTCGAGCTGTTCGTCTCGGTCTACGGGGCCGAGGCCGGGAACCTGGCGCTCAAGGCCCTGGCCACCGGCGGGGTACTCCTGGGCGGAGGAATCGCGCCCCGAATGATTCCGAATTTATTAGACGGGACTTTTATGAAGGCGTTTGTGGACAAGGGGAGATATGCCGCGCTGCTCCGCTCCATCCCGGTCCGGATCATCCTGAACGAGACGGTCGGGCTCCTGGGCGCGGCGCGACATATCCTCGACGCCCTGCGGACGAGATGAAACGACCGCCGAAAAAAACGGCCCGGAGTTTTCTGATCGACATGGACGGCGTCCTGGTCCGCGGACATCGCCTCATACCGGAAGCGGATTGCTTCATCGAACGGCTGCGGTCGTCCGGACGTAAGTTTCTGATCCTGACCAACAACTCGGAACGGACGCCGCGGGATCTGGCACACCGGCTGGGCGAAATCGGGCTGAAGGTCACGACGGATCATATTTACACCTCCGCCCAGGCCACCGCCCTGTTTTTGGACGATCAGAATCGAAAAGGCACCGCCTTCGTGATCGGGGAGGCGGGGTTGATCGAGGCGCTGCACGACGTCGGCTACGTGATTACGGAGCGGGATCCCATGTACGTGGTGGTGGGCGACACGCAGAACTACGATCACCGCCGGATCACGCAGGCGATCCGGCTGATTCAGTACGGCGCGCGGTTCATCGCGACCAACCCGGACGTGACCGGTCCCGCGGAGACGGGGATCGTCCCGGCCACCGGCGCCCTGGTCGCCCTGATCGAAAAAGCGACCGACCGGCGGGCCTTCTTCGTCGGAAAACCGAACCCCCTCATGATCCGCACGGCCCTGCGACGGCTCTCGGAGCATTCGGAAAACACGGTGATGGTCGGGGACCGGATGGACACCGATATCGTCGCCGGCATCGAGAGCGGGTTGGAGACGATCCTCGTCCTCACCGGCGTGACCCGCCGCGAGGACCTCGACCGCTTCCCCTACCGTCCGACGCGGGTCGTCGAGTCGGTCAACCGGATCAAGCTGTGACGGGCCGAAAAAACCGTAAAATCCTGATCGATTTTCCCTTGACATCAGGGTCCAAACTAGTTAAGCTTCTCACCGTTTCGACGGAAGAATCTCCCCGGCCGCTTGGGCCCGGCACTGTGCGTGTTTGATCATCCCTACCCCCCGACTGCGAGGTGAGAACGATGGCCGTCTTGACCAAAACGCCCTGGTTGTTGATTTTTTTCATTCTGCTCGGCGGGTTGCTCGGCGGGCTGCTGGGTGAAATTTTAAGGGCCATCGCGCCCGCGGGTCCATTGC from Nitrospiria bacterium includes the following:
- a CDS encoding Slp family lipoprotein yields the protein MTLRYPLALLGLAIPLWIGGCMNYYAIPEPFDKEVNRTVTFTELKRDPEAHKGELVALGGVVLRAKSLKDGTQIEVLQLPLDRYDQPSFPSEASQGRFMVVDPEHHDPAVLKNRRITVVGEVIGKTVDMIDEYEYTYPYLSARFISISQEGSAYYGYPPPYYYPYNYYYWDPYYYGYPYWWYGPPFGVAPPIGVPPPSGLPSPGRQFNSPSGGLSPPPPTPSAPPQTPSAPPKRGFNKKSD
- the zwf gene encoding glucose-6-phosphate dehydrogenase; translated protein: MRKAKVLRIPPPESTANEPQANPFGLVIFGASGDLTQRKLIPALFRLIRSGLLPKHWYVIGSARSRMDDDLFRKHVREAIRAVEESGPIRDAEVEHFLGRFHYLPGDSQEPGYYSRLTKRLNELDKDHQTGGNRLYYLATPPDAYAGIIQHLGGAGLNRPVKTARWNRIVIEKPFGTDLSSAQALNRKVAQVFKEDQVYRIDHYLGKETVQNILFFRFANAIFEPIWDRRYIDHVQITVAESLGIEHRAGYYERAGALRDMFQNHLLQLLCLIAMEPPANFDPETVRDERTKVLKSIRSIPMDQLDRFAVRGQYGPGREGGREVAGYRSEPGVARDSATETFSALKLYIDNWRWQGVRFYLRSGKRLAKRKAEVAIEFKWVPHLLFNPLTPQDIQPNTLVFRIQPEEGIQLTFQSKHPGPKLCLDNVMMEFDYRGSFKGPSPDAYEHLLLDCLVGDQMLFARRDWVELSWGFITPILDHWAKTLRVPIYESGSTGPHEAETLIEQDKRRWRPL
- the glk gene encoding glucokinase, with protein sequence MILAGDIGGTNTHLALFRKTNGRLTRVRGKIFPSREYDGLEAVIRTFLQTKTLAIDGACFGVAGPVARGRVQTTNLPWIVEADLLRRNFRIPVVRLLNDLEAMAYGTLGLRAREFRVLNPGKADRNGNRAVIAAGTGLGEAVLFRNGGGYRASASEGGHTDFGPRNPTEIALLEYLLKRFKHVSYERLVSGPGLRNIFQFLEDTGRAKVPGWLTEKMASGDPSAVITETARTGRSEICVKTVELFVSVYGAEAGNLALKALATGGVLLGGGIAPRMIPNLLDGTFMKAFVDKGRYAALLRSIPVRIILNETVGLLGAARHILDALRTR
- a CDS encoding HAD-IIA family hydrolase; amino-acid sequence: MKRPPKKTARSFLIDMDGVLVRGHRLIPEADCFIERLRSSGRKFLILTNNSERTPRDLAHRLGEIGLKVTTDHIYTSAQATALFLDDQNRKGTAFVIGEAGLIEALHDVGYVITERDPMYVVVGDTQNYDHRRITQAIRLIQYGARFIATNPDVTGPAETGIVPATGALVALIEKATDRRAFFVGKPNPLMIRTALRRLSEHSENTVMVGDRMDTDIVAGIESGLETILVLTGVTRREDLDRFPYRPTRVVESVNRIKL